The following are encoded together in the Peromyscus maniculatus bairdii isolate BWxNUB_F1_BW_parent chromosome 22, HU_Pman_BW_mat_3.1, whole genome shotgun sequence genome:
- the LOC102920666 gene encoding uncharacterized protein LOC102920666 isoform X1 codes for MRPKQEMEPVTFEDVAVNFTSGEWTLLDSSQRKLYRDVMKENFLNLISIEKTQEDVEEDYQNLRRNLGSQVVEKDGEYEHDSHCEKTQQEIPEHIVNGDISPVITSYENSLCVRNIIDNLPSDVHLSDQTKEKPFEYKEPVEKAFKHEKSWEDMGHSESFQVHESSREKSCENQQCNTACGNLHCDQDQERTCTGNKHNENAFTNYEHGQIDERIHTEVKPFVCKQCGEAFVNSSHLISHERIHIVEKCYICKQCGKTFRYLSCFQKHERIHSGERPYACEQCGKGFIQLKYLLMHQRMHTGENYYECKHCEEIFTISSADNVHEKIHCGEKPYSCKHCGKAFTSPNDYNSCERIHTGENPFVCKKCGKAFKRLGHFMNHERIHTGEKPYACKHCGKAFTSSSDRNSHERIHTGEKPFVCKTCGKAFSRSDYLINHRRIHTGEKPYACKYCGKAFATSSDRNSHERIHTGERSFLCKKCGKVFILSGDLIKHERIHTGEKPYACKHCGKAFTTSSARNSHERIHTGEKPYTCKHCTKTFTTSSTRNSHEKTHTAEKHFACNLCEKTFNSQSSYYTHKKIHSMKEKLYVCKHCGKEFTYCGNFLKHERIHTIENLSM; via the exons GAGCCCGTGACCTTTGAGGATGTGGCTGTGAACTTTACCTCAGGAGAGTGGACTTTATTGGATTCTAGTCAAAGAAAGCTCTACAGAGATGTGATGAAGGAAAACTTTCTGAACCTGATCTCCATAG AGAAAACACAAGAAGATGTTGAAGAGGACTACCAGAATCTCAGGAGAAATCTGGG aagtcaGGTGGTTGAGAAAGATGGTGAATATGAACATGATAGTCACTGTGAAAAAACCCAGCAAGAGATTCCAGAACATATTGTTAATGGGGACATTTCTCCTGTTATAACATCATATGAAAACAGTTTGTGTGTAAGAAACATCATTGATAATTTACCCTCAGATGTGCACCTCAGTGATCAAACTAAAGAGAAACCATTTGAGTATAAGGAACCTGTGGAGAAGGCTTTTAAACATGAGAAATCTTGGGAAGATATGGGTCATTCTGAGTCATTTCAAGTACATGAAAGTTCCAGAGAGAAATCCTGTGAAAATCAACAATGTAATACAGCTTGTGGGAATCTCCATTGTGATCAGGATCAGGAGAGAACTTGTACTGGAAATAAGCACAATGAGAATGCCTTTACAAACTACGAACATGGCCAGATAGACGAAAGAATCCATACTGAAGTAAAACCATTTGTGTGTAAGCAATGTGGAGAAGCCTTTGTTAATTCCAGTCACCTTATCAGTCATGAACGAATTCATATTGTAGAGAAGTGTTATATTTGCAAGCAATGTGGAAAAACATTTAGATATTTGTCATGCTttcaaaaacatgaaagaattcacaGTGGAGAGAGGCCTTATGCCTGTGAGCAATGtgggaaaggatttattcagtTGAAATACCTTCTCATGCACCAAAGAATGCACACTGGAGAGAATTATTATGAATGTAAACATTGTGAAGAAATCTTCACTATTTCCAGTGCTGATAATGTTCATGAAAAAATTCACTGTGGAGAGAAGCCGTATTCATGTAAGCATTGCGGAAAAGCGTTCACTAGTCCCAATGACTATAATAGCTGTGAAAGGATTCACACTGGTGAGAATCCCTTTGTATGTAAAAAATGTGGGAAAGCATTCAAACGTTTGGGTCATTTTATGaaccatgaaagaattcatactggagagaagccttatgcATGTAAACATTGTGGAAAAGCCTTTACCAGTTCCAGTGACCGTAACAGTCATGAAAGaatacacactggagagaaaccctttgTATGTAAAACATGTGGGAAAGCATTCAGTCGTTCTGATTATCTTATCAATCATAGAAGGatacacactggagagaagccttatgcATGTAAGTATTGTGGAAAAGCCTTTGCTACTTCTAGCGACAGAAACagccatgaaagaattcatactggtgAGAGATCCTTTCTATGTAAAAAATGTGGGAAAGTATTCATTCTTTCTGGTGATCTAATCAAGCATGaaagaattcacactggagagaagccttatgcATGCAAACATTGTGGAAAAGCCTTCACCACTTCAAGTGCCCGTAACAGTCACGagagaattcacactggagagaagccttataCATGTAAGCATTGCACAAAAACTTTCACCACTTCCAGTACCCGTAACAGTCATGAGAAAACTCACACTGCAGAGAAGCATTTTGCATGTAACCTTTGTGAGAAAACCTTTAATAGTCAGAGTTCCTATTATACTCATAAAAAAATTCATTCTATGAAAGAGAAACTGTATGTATGTAAACACTGTGGGAAAGAATTCACTTATTGTGGTAATTTCCTCAAGCATGAAAGAATTCACACTATAGAAAACTTGTCCATGTGA
- the LOC102920666 gene encoding uncharacterized protein LOC102920666 isoform X2, which yields MKENFLNLISIEKTQEDVEEDYQNLRRNLGSQVVEKDGEYEHDSHCEKTQQEIPEHIVNGDISPVITSYENSLCVRNIIDNLPSDVHLSDQTKEKPFEYKEPVEKAFKHEKSWEDMGHSESFQVHESSREKSCENQQCNTACGNLHCDQDQERTCTGNKHNENAFTNYEHGQIDERIHTEVKPFVCKQCGEAFVNSSHLISHERIHIVEKCYICKQCGKTFRYLSCFQKHERIHSGERPYACEQCGKGFIQLKYLLMHQRMHTGENYYECKHCEEIFTISSADNVHEKIHCGEKPYSCKHCGKAFTSPNDYNSCERIHTGENPFVCKKCGKAFKRLGHFMNHERIHTGEKPYACKHCGKAFTSSSDRNSHERIHTGEKPFVCKTCGKAFSRSDYLINHRRIHTGEKPYACKYCGKAFATSSDRNSHERIHTGERSFLCKKCGKVFILSGDLIKHERIHTGEKPYACKHCGKAFTTSSARNSHERIHTGEKPYTCKHCTKTFTTSSTRNSHEKTHTAEKHFACNLCEKTFNSQSSYYTHKKIHSMKEKLYVCKHCGKEFTYCGNFLKHERIHTIENLSM from the exons ATGAAGGAAAACTTTCTGAACCTGATCTCCATAG AGAAAACACAAGAAGATGTTGAAGAGGACTACCAGAATCTCAGGAGAAATCTGGG aagtcaGGTGGTTGAGAAAGATGGTGAATATGAACATGATAGTCACTGTGAAAAAACCCAGCAAGAGATTCCAGAACATATTGTTAATGGGGACATTTCTCCTGTTATAACATCATATGAAAACAGTTTGTGTGTAAGAAACATCATTGATAATTTACCCTCAGATGTGCACCTCAGTGATCAAACTAAAGAGAAACCATTTGAGTATAAGGAACCTGTGGAGAAGGCTTTTAAACATGAGAAATCTTGGGAAGATATGGGTCATTCTGAGTCATTTCAAGTACATGAAAGTTCCAGAGAGAAATCCTGTGAAAATCAACAATGTAATACAGCTTGTGGGAATCTCCATTGTGATCAGGATCAGGAGAGAACTTGTACTGGAAATAAGCACAATGAGAATGCCTTTACAAACTACGAACATGGCCAGATAGACGAAAGAATCCATACTGAAGTAAAACCATTTGTGTGTAAGCAATGTGGAGAAGCCTTTGTTAATTCCAGTCACCTTATCAGTCATGAACGAATTCATATTGTAGAGAAGTGTTATATTTGCAAGCAATGTGGAAAAACATTTAGATATTTGTCATGCTttcaaaaacatgaaagaattcacaGTGGAGAGAGGCCTTATGCCTGTGAGCAATGtgggaaaggatttattcagtTGAAATACCTTCTCATGCACCAAAGAATGCACACTGGAGAGAATTATTATGAATGTAAACATTGTGAAGAAATCTTCACTATTTCCAGTGCTGATAATGTTCATGAAAAAATTCACTGTGGAGAGAAGCCGTATTCATGTAAGCATTGCGGAAAAGCGTTCACTAGTCCCAATGACTATAATAGCTGTGAAAGGATTCACACTGGTGAGAATCCCTTTGTATGTAAAAAATGTGGGAAAGCATTCAAACGTTTGGGTCATTTTATGaaccatgaaagaattcatactggagagaagccttatgcATGTAAACATTGTGGAAAAGCCTTTACCAGTTCCAGTGACCGTAACAGTCATGAAAGaatacacactggagagaaaccctttgTATGTAAAACATGTGGGAAAGCATTCAGTCGTTCTGATTATCTTATCAATCATAGAAGGatacacactggagagaagccttatgcATGTAAGTATTGTGGAAAAGCCTTTGCTACTTCTAGCGACAGAAACagccatgaaagaattcatactggtgAGAGATCCTTTCTATGTAAAAAATGTGGGAAAGTATTCATTCTTTCTGGTGATCTAATCAAGCATGaaagaattcacactggagagaagccttatgcATGCAAACATTGTGGAAAAGCCTTCACCACTTCAAGTGCCCGTAACAGTCACGagagaattcacactggagagaagccttataCATGTAAGCATTGCACAAAAACTTTCACCACTTCCAGTACCCGTAACAGTCATGAGAAAACTCACACTGCAGAGAAGCATTTTGCATGTAACCTTTGTGAGAAAACCTTTAATAGTCAGAGTTCCTATTATACTCATAAAAAAATTCATTCTATGAAAGAGAAACTGTATGTATGTAAACACTGTGGGAAAGAATTCACTTATTGTGGTAATTTCCTCAAGCATGAAAGAATTCACACTATAGAAAACTTGTCCATGTGA